In Polaribacter sp. L3A8, a genomic segment contains:
- a CDS encoding glycosyltransferase yields the protein MIKIKVLQIIDSLNVGGAEVLAVNIANSLTDVGYESHICVTRKEGDLKYQVNKNVGYLFLERKRIIDLKALKKLSLYVKKHKINRVHAHASSSFIGLCVKLLNPKIKLIWHDHYGNSEFLNERKIFALKLFSYFFSAIISVNKTLKFWAEKNLACSKVFFINNFVEFRNLSQKTKLNGVDEKRIVMLAGFRPQKDHLNLLNAFEKIVKEFPDWTLHLVGKLYQDNYSKEILNFVEQYQLKDSVFFYGVQSDIKYILQQSSIGVLSSKSEGLPLALLEYGLARLPVVVSNVGECGNVVTNGKSGIVVEKENSLELKNALEELINSDEKRKTFGELHYKNVINYYSPKSFLNQLVKIYTL from the coding sequence ATGATTAAAATTAAAGTTTTACAAATTATAGACTCTTTAAATGTAGGAGGTGCAGAGGTTTTAGCAGTAAATATAGCTAATTCTTTAACTGATGTTGGTTATGAATCTCACATTTGTGTGACTAGAAAAGAAGGGGATTTAAAATATCAAGTAAATAAAAATGTTGGTTATTTATTCTTAGAAAGAAAAAGAATAATTGATTTAAAAGCACTTAAAAAACTTAGCCTTTACGTAAAAAAACATAAAATAAATAGAGTTCATGCGCATGCATCTTCTTCGTTTATTGGGCTTTGTGTAAAGTTATTAAACCCTAAAATAAAATTAATTTGGCACGATCATTATGGAAATAGTGAGTTTTTAAATGAAAGAAAAATTTTTGCTTTAAAACTTTTTTCTTATTTTTTTTCTGCAATTATTTCTGTAAATAAAACTTTAAAATTTTGGGCAGAAAAGAATCTAGCTTGTTCAAAGGTGTTTTTTATTAATAATTTTGTAGAATTTAGAAATTTAAGTCAAAAAACTAAATTAAATGGAGTTGACGAAAAGAGGATTGTGATGTTAGCGGGTTTTAGACCACAAAAAGATCACTTGAATCTTTTAAATGCATTTGAGAAAATTGTAAAAGAATTTCCAGATTGGACTTTGCATTTAGTGGGTAAATTATATCAAGATAATTATTCTAAAGAAATATTAAACTTTGTTGAACAATATCAATTGAAGGATAGTGTCTTTTTTTACGGTGTACAATCTGATATTAAATACATTTTACAACAATCTTCAATTGGAGTTTTGTCTTCAAAGTCGGAAGGCTTACCTTTGGCACTTTTAGAATACGGTTTGGCTAGATTACCTGTAGTGGTTTCAAATGTTGGAGAATGTGGTAATGTGGTAACGAATGGTAAATCGGGTATTGTTGTAGAAAAAGAAAATAGTTTAGAATTGAAAAATGCTTTAGAAGAGTTGATCAATTCGGATGAAAAGAGAAAGACTTTTGGAGAGCTACATTATAAAAATGTAATTAATTATTACTCCCCCAAAAGTTTTTTAAATCAATTAGTAAAAATTTATACACTATAA
- a CDS encoding class I SAM-dependent methyltransferase, whose product MKELTSKYDTIMLWEVFEHLQDVNLFLELVKDTLVNNGRLVFSVPNYNKRKNFNTQNNNIDNLYQSGPPIHLNFFTEKSVSNVLENHGFKLEFCKIKKFPYINFKRSKFYTEFMKSIFGLYEGPTLYVSAVYKKSV is encoded by the coding sequence ATGAAAGAACTTACTTCAAAATATGATACAATAATGTTATGGGAAGTCTTTGAACATTTACAAGATGTTAATTTATTCTTGGAATTAGTTAAAGATACTTTAGTAAACAATGGTCGTTTAGTTTTTTCTGTACCCAATTATAATAAACGTAAAAATTTTAATACTCAAAATAATAATATTGATAATTTATATCAAAGTGGACCTCCTATTCATTTAAATTTTTTTACTGAAAAATCAGTGTCAAATGTTCTAGAAAATCATGGATTTAAATTAGAGTTTTGTAAAATAAAAAAATTCCCATATATTAATTTTAAAAGGTCTAAGTTTTATACTGAGTTTATGAAATCAATTTTTGGATTGTATGAAGGTCCTACTCTTTACGTTAGCGCTGTATATAAAAAATCTGTTTAA
- a CDS encoding glycosyltransferase family 4 protein, with the protein MKNKKILYIGNNLFKKTKYQTTMTLLSSLLELEGYSLVKSSSKTNKLIRLIEMCFAVVRNRNKVEYILIDTYSTTNFYYALLTSQLSRFFKVKYIPILHGGNLPKRLLSSSSFSKLIFNNSYKNIAPSNYLKIAFEKKSFKTEFIPNIISLKNYKYINRYNIQPKLLWVRSFKHLYNPTLAIKVLLELKKEYPEPTLCMVGPFLDDSYQQTVSLAQKYNLEDSVEFTGVLTKEDWHKKATEYDIFINTTNFDNTPISVIEAMALGLTIVSTNVGGMPYLIDNKVDGLLVDKENVGQMTKAIVDVIEGKYPTLSKKAREKAETFDWEIIKYKWFKILK; encoded by the coding sequence ATGAAGAATAAGAAAATTCTTTATATTGGTAACAATTTATTTAAAAAAACAAAGTATCAAACTACTATGACTTTGCTTTCTTCACTATTAGAGTTGGAAGGATATTCGTTAGTAAAATCATCAAGTAAAACAAATAAATTGATAAGGTTAATTGAAATGTGTTTTGCTGTGGTTAGAAATAGGAATAAAGTTGAATATATTCTTATAGATACTTATAGTACAACAAACTTTTATTACGCTTTATTAACGTCGCAATTGTCTCGCTTTTTTAAAGTTAAATATATTCCAATTTTGCATGGTGGAAATTTACCTAAAAGGCTTTTAAGCAGTTCTTCGTTTTCGAAATTAATATTTAATAATTCTTATAAAAATATTGCACCTTCTAATTATCTAAAAATAGCTTTTGAAAAAAAGAGTTTTAAAACAGAGTTTATTCCTAATATAATTTCTTTAAAAAATTATAAATACATTAATAGATATAATATTCAGCCTAAATTATTATGGGTAAGATCTTTTAAGCATCTATACAACCCAACCTTAGCAATTAAGGTGCTTTTAGAGTTAAAAAAAGAGTATCCAGAACCTACTTTATGTATGGTTGGTCCGTTTTTAGATGATTCATATCAGCAGACAGTAAGTTTAGCTCAAAAATATAATTTAGAGGATTCTGTTGAGTTTACAGGCGTTTTAACAAAAGAAGATTGGCATAAAAAAGCTACAGAATATGATATTTTTATAAATACTACTAATTTTGATAATACTCCGATAAGTGTGATTGAGGCAATGGCGTTAGGTTTAACTATTGTGAGTACCAATGTAGGCGGAATGCCATATTTAATTGATAATAAAGTAGATGGTTTATTAGTAGATAAAGAGAATGTAGGTCAGATGACAAAGGCTATTGTTGATGTTATAGAAGGTAAATACCCTACATTATCAAAAAAAGCAAGAGAAAAAGCAGAAACATTCGATTGGGAAATTATAAAGTATAAATGGTTTAAAATTTTAAAATGA
- a CDS encoding methionine biosynthesis protein MetW, with protein MKNELFKKCKVCKSSITKINKQHHLVKCNNCNLIFCEKIYNEEEFIAVYNKLYNSLKPQYAVHSIKEFKDLQNGKINIGYHRKRIINKTVKNKSKVLEIGSGVGLIGMYLTKTKNIIYQGIEIDEETHLKAKGLGINSIMVIFL; from the coding sequence ATGAAAAATGAATTATTTAAAAAATGTAAGGTTTGTAAATCTTCAATAACGAAAATAAATAAACAACATCATCTTGTAAAATGTAATAATTGTAACTTAATATTTTGTGAAAAAATTTATAATGAAGAAGAGTTTATAGCAGTTTATAATAAGTTATATAACAGTTTAAAACCACAGTATGCTGTACATTCTATAAAAGAATTTAAAGATTTACAAAATGGAAAAATAAACATTGGTTACCATCGAAAAAGAATCATAAACAAAACTGTTAAGAATAAATCTAAAGTTTTAGAAATTGGTTCTGGAGTAGGATTAATAGGAATGTATTTAACTAAAACTAAAAATATAATTTATCAAGGAATAGAAATCGATGAAGAAACCCACTTAAAAGCAAAAGGGTTAGGAATAAACTCTATAATGGTGATTTTTCTTTGA
- a CDS encoding O-antigen ligase family protein, translating to MLLLLGIVFTQVPEGESLRTNITFNLSGPIVLGFSALYFYLRPISKQNLMDGLFFMLLPLFSMITYLYFRTPDLKEIVFGTAAMFETTGGFGPNQVATAIGLGMFILVVFIFLKEKLTGSLYLDAFFLIYFSYRGLLTFSRGGILTAVITLLFFAFFFILYKKMSLQILFKYVLISGFFVIAIWMYTSNITGGMLDNRYTGKNASGIQKKDITTGRGDLIAYQFNNFFEHPLGIGVGNGKYERMKSNQRITAASHNEVGRLVEEHGLIGFVLLLLLLIIPLINFFKANNFQKAFIIAFYIMWFLTINHSAMRVALPGFIYALSLIRITDIENDLFHEE from the coding sequence TTGTTACTACTATTAGGTATCGTATTTACACAAGTTCCAGAGGGAGAGTCTTTAAGAACAAATATTACATTTAATTTAAGTGGGCCTATTGTTTTAGGTTTTTCAGCACTATATTTTTATCTAAGACCTATTAGCAAACAAAACTTAATGGATGGGTTATTTTTTATGCTATTGCCTTTGTTTTCTATGATTACCTATTTATATTTTAGAACCCCAGATTTAAAGGAAATTGTTTTTGGTACTGCGGCAATGTTTGAAACTACAGGGGGATTTGGCCCAAATCAAGTTGCGACTGCTATTGGGCTTGGTATGTTTATTTTAGTAGTTTTTATTTTCTTAAAAGAAAAGTTAACAGGTTCTCTGTATTTAGATGCCTTTTTTTTAATTTATTTTTCATATAGAGGTTTATTAACATTTTCTAGAGGAGGTATTCTTACCGCAGTTATAACGTTATTGTTTTTTGCTTTTTTTTTCATTTTGTATAAAAAAATGAGTTTGCAAATTCTTTTTAAGTATGTGTTAATTTCTGGATTTTTTGTTATTGCTATTTGGATGTATACCTCTAATATAACAGGGGGGATGTTAGATAATAGATATACAGGTAAAAATGCATCAGGAATACAAAAAAAAGATATAACTACGGGTAGAGGGGATTTAATTGCATATCAGTTTAATAATTTTTTTGAGCATCCTTTAGGTATTGGTGTTGGAAATGGTAAGTATGAAAGAATGAAATCTAACCAAAGAATTACCGCGGCTTCTCACAATGAAGTAGGAAGATTGGTTGAGGAGCATGGTTTAATTGGGTTCGTTTTGTTATTATTACTGTTAATTATACCGCTCATAAACTTTTTTAAAGCGAATAATTTTCAAAAAGCATTTATCATAGCCTTTTATATAATGTGGTTTTTAACCATTAATCACTCTGCTATGAGAGTTGCGTTACCTGGTTTTATTTATGCTTTAAGTTTAATTAGGATTACGGATATTGAAAATGATTTATTTCATGAAGAATAA
- a CDS encoding glycosyltransferase, which produces MKFTIITHALHKSKNQRFYAYEPYVREMNLWLQSVSETRIVAPISQEEISAIEVTYNTQNITVERIPAFNVLSLKTKISSIFKIPFILIQIIKTCLWADHIHLRCPGNVGLLGCFVLILFPSKPKTVKYAGNWDPESKNQPFSYRVQKWIVSNTFLTKNCKVLVYGEWKNQSKNIIPFFTASYSKKEITEISPRNLDGKINFIFVGGLTEGKQPMLSVKVIEELSKTKKNIHLDIFGDGAERKYLEGYIKEKNLATYVTLHGNVKKDVVKGAFKKAHFLLFISKSEGWPKVVAEAMFWGVLPITSKVSCVPYMIGDGTRGALVVSNVDSILLVINAYLKKEKKYETQSKEAMKWSQEFTLEKFEFEIGKLLND; this is translated from the coding sequence ATGAAGTTTACAATAATAACACATGCTTTACATAAAAGTAAAAATCAAAGGTTTTATGCTTATGAACCCTATGTTCGTGAAATGAATCTTTGGTTACAAAGTGTTTCTGAAACAAGAATTGTAGCTCCAATTTCACAAGAAGAAATCTCAGCAATAGAAGTAACTTATAATACCCAAAATATTACTGTAGAAAGAATACCTGCTTTTAATGTATTGTCGTTAAAAACAAAAATTAGTTCAATATTTAAAATTCCATTTATTTTAATTCAAATTATAAAAACATGTTTATGGGCAGATCATATTCATTTAAGATGCCCTGGTAATGTAGGTTTATTAGGTTGTTTTGTGCTAATTTTATTTCCTTCTAAACCTAAAACGGTTAAATATGCAGGTAATTGGGATCCAGAAAGTAAGAATCAACCTTTTAGTTATAGGGTACAAAAATGGATTGTTTCCAATACTTTTTTAACTAAAAATTGTAAAGTTTTGGTATATGGAGAATGGAAGAATCAATCAAAAAATATTATCCCTTTTTTTACAGCAAGTTATTCTAAAAAAGAGATAACAGAAATATCTCCAAGAAATTTAGATGGTAAAATTAATTTTATCTTTGTAGGGGGTTTAACAGAAGGAAAACAGCCAATGTTATCTGTAAAGGTTATAGAGGAATTAAGTAAAACTAAAAAAAACATTCATTTAGATATTTTTGGTGACGGTGCAGAACGCAAATATTTAGAAGGTTATATTAAAGAAAAGAATTTAGCTACTTACGTTACACTTCATGGTAATGTTAAGAAAGATGTTGTAAAAGGAGCTTTTAAAAAAGCTCATTTTTTATTATTTATTTCTAAATCTGAGGGTTGGCCTAAAGTGGTTGCTGAAGCTATGTTTTGGGGAGTGTTACCCATAACTTCTAAGGTTTCCTGTGTACCTTATATGATAGGGGACGGAACTAGAGGGGCGCTTGTAGTCAGCAATGTAGATTCTATTTTGTTGGTAATTAATGCCTACTTGAAAAAGGAAAAAAAGTATGAGACACAATCTAAAGAAGCAATGAAATGGTCTCAAGAATTTACATTAGAAAAATTTGAATTTGAAATAGGCAAATTATTAAATGATTAA